A stretch of the Streptosporangium sp. NBC_01755 genome encodes the following:
- a CDS encoding lysophospholipid acyltransferase family protein — MSEAANESGEADVIPITRARVSDEASDDPFLGVPTGGGDDQRPAELLDFLRRRVTGDYEVDEFGFDPELTDRVLLELIRPLYRHWFRTETVGLHNVPDDSGALVVANHSGTLPLDGLMLQVALHDDHPARRALRLLGADLVYRLPVLGHLSRKTGHTLACREDADRLLRKGELVGVFPEGFKGVGKPFSDRYRLQRFGRGGFVASAIRAGVPIVPCAIVGAEEIYPKIGDMRFLARALGLPYLPITPLFPWFGLLGLVPLPSKWMIGFGEPIRTDEFDPADADDPMLVFNLTDQVREIIQQQLDELRLQRGHAFPPFS; from the coding sequence ATGAGCGAGGCGGCGAATGAGAGCGGGGAGGCCGACGTCATCCCCATCACCCGCGCCCGCGTCTCCGATGAGGCGTCGGACGATCCTTTCCTCGGGGTGCCGACGGGTGGAGGCGACGATCAGAGGCCGGCCGAGCTGCTCGACTTCCTACGGCGCCGGGTGACCGGAGACTACGAGGTCGACGAGTTCGGGTTCGATCCGGAGCTCACCGACAGGGTGCTGCTGGAGCTGATCCGCCCGCTGTACCGCCACTGGTTCCGCACCGAGACCGTCGGCCTGCACAACGTGCCCGATGACTCCGGTGCCCTGGTCGTGGCCAATCACTCGGGCACCCTCCCGCTCGACGGGCTCATGCTTCAGGTGGCCCTGCACGACGACCACCCCGCGCGCCGCGCGCTCCGGCTCCTGGGGGCCGACCTGGTCTACCGGCTTCCGGTGCTCGGTCACCTGTCCCGCAAGACCGGCCACACCCTCGCCTGCCGCGAGGACGCCGACCGGCTGCTCCGCAAGGGCGAGCTCGTCGGTGTCTTTCCCGAGGGATTCAAGGGGGTCGGCAAGCCGTTCTCCGACCGCTACCGGTTGCAGCGCTTCGGGCGGGGCGGCTTCGTCGCCTCCGCCATCCGCGCGGGCGTGCCGATCGTTCCCTGCGCCATCGTGGGTGCCGAGGAGATCTACCCCAAGATCGGCGATATGCGTTTCCTGGCCAGGGCGCTAGGTCTTCCCTACCTGCCCATCACGCCGCTGTTCCCCTGGTTCGGGCTCCTCGGGCTGGTCCCGCTCCCGTCCAAGTGGATGATCGGCTTCGGTGAGCCGATCCGTACCGACGAGTTCGACCCGGCCGACGCCGATGACCCGATGCTGGTCTTCAACCTCACCGACCAGGTCCGGGAGATCATCCAGCAGCAGCTGGACGAACTCCGGCTCCAGCGTGGCCACGCCTTCCCGCCCTTCTCCTGA
- a CDS encoding HAD family hydrolase, giving the protein MRRLLRRRGETTTAEEKAAGEVAAAAAVAMPMAEPDPVAAAFFDVDNTMMRGASIYHFARGLASRGLFTSKDLFRFALGQMVFRVRGDENPAHIAEARETALAFVAGSKVEEIIRLGEEIYDEVMADRIWAGTRAIAQAHLDAGQRVWLVTATPVELARVIAQRLGLTGALGTVAETENGVYTGRLVGDLLHGPAKAEAVRALARREGLDLTRCSAYSDSANDLPLLSLVGRATAINPDAELRDFARENGWEIKDFRTGRKATLIGLPIAAGAGALAGSVAAAIALRRHYRSGD; this is encoded by the coding sequence ATGAGGCGGCTACTACGACGACGGGGCGAAACGACGACGGCCGAGGAGAAAGCGGCCGGGGAGGTCGCGGCCGCAGCCGCCGTGGCGATGCCGATGGCCGAACCCGACCCGGTGGCCGCCGCCTTCTTCGACGTCGACAACACCATGATGCGCGGCGCGTCCATCTACCATTTCGCCCGGGGCCTCGCCTCCCGAGGCCTGTTCACCAGCAAGGACCTGTTCAGGTTCGCGCTCGGCCAGATGGTCTTCCGGGTCCGCGGCGACGAGAACCCCGCCCACATCGCAGAGGCCAGGGAGACCGCGCTGGCGTTTGTGGCGGGCAGCAAGGTCGAGGAGATCATCCGGCTGGGCGAGGAGATCTACGACGAGGTGATGGCCGACCGTATCTGGGCGGGCACCCGCGCCATCGCGCAGGCACACCTCGACGCCGGTCAGCGAGTCTGGCTGGTCACCGCGACCCCGGTGGAGCTGGCCCGCGTGATCGCCCAGCGCCTCGGCCTGACCGGTGCCCTCGGCACCGTCGCGGAGACCGAGAACGGCGTCTACACCGGCCGCCTGGTCGGCGACCTGCTCCACGGCCCCGCCAAGGCCGAGGCCGTCAGGGCTCTGGCCCGCAGGGAGGGGCTCGATCTGACCCGCTGCTCCGCCTACAGTGATTCGGCCAACGATCTGCCGTTGCTCTCCCTGGTCGGCCGCGCCACCGCGATCAACCCCGACGCCGAGTTGCGCGACTTCGCCAGGGAGAACGGCTGGGAGATAAAAGACTTCCGCACGGGGCGTAAGGCGACCTTGATCGGCCTGCCCATCGCGGCGGGCGCCGGGGCCCTCGCGGGGAGCGTCGCCGCCGCCATCGCCCTGCGCCGCCACTACCGTTCCGGCGACTGA
- a CDS encoding DUF5667 domain-containing protein, with protein MSRLGNRMAAVPHPEFHARLREQLTQGPPGEDLSERPPTGPRHSRRRPGTGLFTQLLSVALVASMVTSGVWTYRSMPGDTFYPLKRAAERTLFHLSTDDAERAERSFGYAETRAREVEKLLGGEREYMIGETLQAMEDTTRSAVTSLKQVRRRDASSARELKRFVQKQRTQISGMLPKMDAEDQRKAHVYLNYIDGLAPPE; from the coding sequence GTGTCGCGCCTCGGCAACCGCATGGCGGCCGTCCCCCATCCCGAGTTCCACGCCAGGCTCCGCGAGCAGCTCACGCAGGGGCCTCCCGGAGAGGACCTCTCGGAGCGGCCGCCGACCGGCCCACGGCACTCCCGGCGCAGGCCTGGTACGGGACTGTTCACCCAACTGCTAAGCGTCGCCCTGGTGGCCTCGATGGTCACCTCCGGCGTATGGACCTACCGGTCGATGCCCGGCGACACCTTCTACCCGCTCAAGCGCGCCGCCGAGAGGACCCTGTTCCACCTGAGCACCGACGACGCCGAACGCGCCGAACGCTCCTTCGGCTACGCGGAGACCCGTGCCCGCGAGGTCGAGAAGCTCCTGGGCGGCGAGCGCGAGTACATGATCGGAGAGACCCTCCAGGCAATGGAGGACACCACTCGCTCCGCGGTGACCTCCCTCAAACAGGTACGGCGCCGTGACGCCTCGAGCGCCAGGGAACTCAAGCGCTTCGTCCAGAAACAGCGCACCCAGATCAGCGGGATGCTCCCCAAGATGGACGCCGAGGACCAGCGCAAGGCCCACGTTTACCTCAACTACATCGACGGTCTGGCGCCGCCCGAATAG
- a CDS encoding sigma-70 family RNA polymerase sigma factor: MPETWPLAGHLPTTVGMAQPVRSSDLTLREDASEELRRLVLRAKTGDTDAFGTLYDRYLTLVYRYVYFRVGSHPLAEDLTSETFLRALRRITDFTWQGRDFGAWLVTIARNLITDHFKSGRYRLEVTTAEVIDTPLDGPHIPENAVVISMISDRVLGAVRDLGPEQQECVVLRFLHGMSLAETALIMGKKSGAIKALQFRAIRSLARALPSDLG, translated from the coding sequence ATGCCTGAAACGTGGCCGCTCGCCGGGCACCTCCCCACGACCGTCGGGATGGCCCAGCCCGTCCGCAGTAGTGACCTCACTCTGCGTGAGGACGCCTCCGAAGAACTCCGGAGGCTCGTTTTGCGTGCCAAAACCGGAGACACGGATGCTTTTGGCACGCTCTATGATCGCTACCTCACCCTGGTCTACCGCTATGTCTATTTCCGGGTCGGCTCACACCCGCTGGCCGAGGATCTCACGAGCGAGACCTTTCTCCGCGCGCTCCGCCGGATCACTGACTTCACGTGGCAAGGGCGTGATTTCGGGGCCTGGCTCGTGACCATCGCGAGGAACCTGATCACCGATCACTTCAAGTCCGGCAGGTACCGTCTTGAGGTCACAACGGCCGAGGTGATCGACACCCCGCTCGACGGCCCGCACATCCCGGAGAACGCCGTCGTCATCTCGATGATCAGCGACCGGGTGCTCGGCGCCGTCCGTGACCTGGGCCCCGAGCAGCAGGAGTGCGTGGTGCTGCGTTTCCTGCACGGCATGTCGCTGGCGGAGACCGCGCTCATCATGGGCAAGAAGAGCGGCGCGATCAAGGCGCTGCAGTTCCGCGCGATCCGGTCCCTGGCCCGCGCGCTCCCCTCGGACCTGGGCTGA
- a CDS encoding putative quinol monooxygenase has protein sequence MEVLVAVIAFAGALLAVIATGALISRLRSEPKGWLIAWSITTASLSVSLGVIAVGYLTGFGAGTFRVYQLTGSMLAPLWLAVGVIQLLARKGAARFASWLLGIALTVIATVILAVDPVLQDKDFAKVLPLGSRHWDVPSEYLLLVVHVIVTIVLLAGLLLAVVRWRGGDDYDADNMHALLVLGPTGLALVGAVSFAVPGMFTALLLFVTAAAVWYAMLRPLAPYEDDEEKAADDDWENRLPTLRPPEYQPRDVQVAGHRMSQEAPGGRALAEEPPRRSGLGDLVAEYRAGDQDVDYAARMGQQPFQHDDRFGGPATGMFMAGEYGMPAPGQPSGADPGRRGGAPGGQPPVTGQFGMSPSGPATGEYDIPAHEFGRHGASGSGRQSGPVTGEFGHPVGPVTGEFGHPVGPVTGEFGHPVGPVTGEFGHPGSLQPMPAEQAFGGAPSPGQGQWQGQSQGRGGVRGYDQAGPFGYDQAFGAAPRAGAMYPGGPGNLGGLGNPGDLPGGPGNLGDLPGGSGRPSPSIFGMLTVFTLLDGTGERFDRLAEETVEAVRRSEPDTLIYACHSVKSAPLQRIVYEIYRDEVAYTDHQRQSHTERFVTERQPMVLVTNVIELTMNAAKVMPLPTAFRP, from the coding sequence ATGGAAGTCCTCGTCGCTGTCATCGCCTTCGCCGGTGCATTGCTCGCCGTCATCGCCACCGGTGCTCTCATCAGCCGCCTTCGCAGTGAGCCCAAGGGCTGGCTGATCGCCTGGAGCATCACGACGGCGTCTCTCTCCGTCTCACTCGGAGTAATCGCCGTCGGCTACCTAACCGGGTTCGGGGCAGGAACATTTCGTGTTTATCAACTGACTGGATCCATGCTGGCGCCATTGTGGCTGGCTGTCGGAGTCATCCAGTTGCTGGCCCGTAAGGGCGCGGCCAGGTTCGCCTCATGGCTCCTGGGGATCGCACTCACTGTGATCGCGACGGTGATCCTGGCGGTCGACCCGGTCCTGCAGGACAAGGACTTCGCCAAGGTCCTCCCGCTGGGTAGCCGCCACTGGGACGTGCCGTCGGAATACCTGCTGCTTGTCGTCCACGTGATCGTCACGATCGTGCTGCTGGCCGGACTGCTGCTCGCGGTCGTGCGCTGGCGCGGCGGCGACGACTACGACGCCGACAACATGCACGCGCTCCTGGTGCTCGGCCCCACCGGTCTCGCCCTGGTGGGAGCCGTCAGCTTCGCGGTGCCCGGAATGTTCACCGCGCTGCTGCTCTTCGTCACCGCCGCCGCCGTCTGGTACGCCATGCTCCGCCCGCTCGCGCCCTACGAGGACGACGAGGAGAAGGCTGCGGACGACGACTGGGAGAACCGCCTCCCGACACTCCGGCCCCCCGAGTACCAGCCCCGCGACGTGCAGGTCGCCGGACACAGGATGTCCCAGGAGGCCCCCGGCGGCCGAGCCCTGGCCGAGGAGCCTCCCCGCCGCTCCGGGCTCGGCGACCTCGTCGCCGAGTACCGCGCGGGCGACCAGGACGTCGACTACGCGGCGCGCATGGGGCAGCAGCCCTTCCAGCACGACGACAGGTTCGGCGGACCCGCCACCGGGATGTTCATGGCGGGTGAGTACGGCATGCCGGCCCCCGGCCAGCCGTCCGGTGCCGACCCCGGCAGACGGGGCGGTGCTCCCGGGGGGCAGCCTCCGGTCACCGGTCAGTTCGGCATGTCGCCCTCAGGCCCGGCGACCGGCGAGTACGACATCCCGGCCCACGAGTTCGGAAGGCACGGGGCTTCCGGTTCCGGCAGGCAGTCCGGCCCGGTCACCGGTGAGTTCGGCCACCCCGTGGGGCCGGTCACCGGTGAGTTCGGCCACCCCGTGGGGCCGGTCACCGGTGAGTTCGGCCACCCCGTGGGGCCGGTCACCGGTGAGTTCGGCCACCCGGGCAGCCTCCAGCCCATGCCCGCCGAGCAGGCTTTCGGCGGCGCGCCCTCCCCGGGCCAGGGGCAGTGGCAAGGCCAGAGCCAGGGGAGAGGGGGTGTCCGAGGCTACGACCAGGCGGGCCCCTTCGGCTATGACCAGGCCTTCGGCGCAGCCCCCCGGGCCGGTGCCATGTATCCGGGCGGCCCGGGCAACCTGGGCGGCCTGGGCAACCCGGGTGACCTGCCGGGCGGTCCGGGCAACCTGGGTGACCTGCCGGGCGGCTCCGGCCGCCCCTCACCGAGCATCTTCGGCATGCTGACCGTCTTCACACTCCTCGACGGCACCGGCGAGAGGTTCGACCGGCTCGCCGAGGAGACCGTCGAGGCGGTACGCCGATCCGAGCCGGACACGCTCATCTACGCCTGCCACTCGGTGAAGTCGGCGCCGCTCCAGCGCATCGTCTACGAGATCTACCGTGACGAGGTCGCCTACACCGACCATCAGCGCCAGTCGCATACGGAGCGCTTCGTCACCGAGCGCCAGCCGATGGTGCTCGTCACCAACGTCATCGAGCTCACCATGAACGCCGCGAAGGTGATGCCGCTCCCGACGGCCTTCAGGCCGTGA
- a CDS encoding glutaredoxin family protein translates to MSPRDHRVTLLGKPGCHLCDDARAVIERVTAELGVPWEERDITASEEDQARYWEMIPVTFVDGVQHDFWRVDEHRLRAALGA, encoded by the coding sequence ATGTCACCCCGAGACCATCGCGTCACCCTGCTCGGCAAGCCCGGTTGTCACCTGTGCGACGACGCACGGGCGGTGATCGAACGGGTCACCGCCGAGCTCGGCGTCCCGTGGGAGGAACGCGATATCACGGCCTCCGAAGAGGACCAGGCCCGCTACTGGGAGATGATCCCGGTCACCTTCGTCGACGGCGTGCAGCACGACTTCTGGCGTGTCGACGAGCACCGCCTCCGCGCCGCCCTCGGCGCCTGA
- a CDS encoding redox-sensing transcriptional repressor Rex: MSQARERGIPEATVARLPLYLRALNGMAERGLATVSSEDLAAAAGVNSAKLRKDLSHLGSYGTRGVGYDVEYLIYQISRELGLTQDWAVAIVGVGNLGRALANYGGFVSRGFRVAALLDADPEVVGDHIAGLNVEHIDELEAVIRRRGVSIVVLATPAVAAQQVADRVVAVGVTSILNFAPVVLSVPEGVDIRKVDLSIELQILAFHEQRKTDRMTGGPAMAEEWPEAVDL, translated from the coding sequence ATGTCCCAAGCCCGCGAACGCGGCATACCCGAGGCGACCGTCGCCCGGCTGCCGCTCTATCTGCGTGCGCTGAACGGCATGGCCGAGCGTGGCCTGGCGACCGTGAGCTCGGAGGACCTGGCCGCCGCGGCCGGCGTCAACTCCGCCAAGCTCCGCAAGGACCTCTCCCACCTCGGGTCGTACGGCACCCGCGGGGTCGGCTACGACGTCGAATATCTGATCTATCAGATCTCCCGCGAGCTGGGCCTCACCCAGGACTGGGCCGTTGCCATCGTCGGAGTGGGTAACCTCGGTCGTGCGCTCGCCAACTACGGCGGGTTCGTCTCCCGGGGATTCAGGGTCGCGGCGCTGCTCGACGCGGACCCCGAAGTGGTGGGCGACCACATCGCGGGATTGAATGTGGAGCACATCGACGAGTTGGAAGCCGTGATAAGGCGGCGAGGAGTGTCGATCGTGGTGCTTGCGACACCGGCCGTGGCGGCCCAGCAGGTGGCCGACCGGGTCGTTGCCGTGGGGGTCACCAGCATCCTGAACTTTGCCCCCGTTGTACTTTCTGTTCCAGAAGGTGTCGACATCCGTAAAGTCGACCTATCGATTGAACTACAGATCCTTGCGTTCCACGAGCAACGCAAGACGGATCGGATGACTGGGGGGCCCGCGATGGCCGAGGAGTGGCCCGAGGCGGTGGACCTGTGA
- a CDS encoding glutamyl-tRNA reductase — MSVLVVGLSHRTAPVALLERVSVSGDSLVKLLQDVQRDVHVTEAMVVSTCNRVEVYVEVDRFHAAVTSISWLLSTHSGVPMDELAAHLYVHYEDRAIEHLFSVGSGLDSMVLGEGQILGQVRSALRLAQEEGTLGPTLNELVQQSLRVGKRSHTETGIDRAGASLVGVGLTLAERVLGPLAEKRALVVGAGSMSALSAATLQRAGLTDIVVVNRTHDRAVRLAQTVGGRAAEFGDLEREMAGVDLVISCTGAADVVITADMVTPHQMFILDLALPHDVDLAVRRLPGVTLVDLESMQESGADAGTDDGGRAEAVTAVRDIVAEEVAAYLSAERAARVTPTVVALRSKAAQVVETELERFAARVPELDGRIRAEVTQTLRRVVDKLLHEPTVRVKQLAESPAGDHYAEALRELFNLDPKVPEAVRRIETIDVEPGKNTEPSKKEAGL; from the coding sequence ATGAGCGTTCTCGTCGTCGGCCTGAGCCACCGCACGGCCCCGGTGGCCCTGCTGGAACGGGTCTCCGTCTCCGGTGACTCGCTGGTGAAGCTGCTCCAGGACGTTCAGCGGGACGTCCACGTCACCGAGGCCATGGTCGTCTCGACCTGCAACCGGGTCGAGGTCTACGTCGAGGTCGACCGGTTCCACGCCGCGGTGACGTCGATCTCCTGGCTGCTCAGCACCCATTCCGGCGTCCCGATGGACGAGCTGGCCGCCCATCTCTACGTGCACTACGAGGACCGCGCGATCGAGCACCTGTTCTCGGTCGGCTCGGGCCTCGACTCGATGGTCCTGGGCGAGGGGCAGATCCTCGGTCAGGTGCGTTCGGCGCTCAGGCTCGCCCAGGAGGAGGGCACGCTCGGCCCGACGCTCAACGAGCTCGTCCAGCAGTCACTGCGGGTGGGCAAGCGCTCCCACACCGAGACCGGCATCGACCGGGCCGGCGCCTCCCTCGTCGGGGTCGGGCTCACGCTCGCCGAGCGAGTCCTCGGCCCTCTCGCCGAGAAGCGGGCCCTGGTGGTCGGCGCGGGCTCGATGAGCGCCCTGTCGGCCGCGACCCTGCAGCGGGCGGGCCTCACCGACATCGTGGTGGTCAACCGGACCCACGACCGTGCGGTGCGGCTGGCGCAGACGGTCGGCGGCCGGGCCGCCGAGTTCGGCGACCTGGAGAGGGAGATGGCAGGGGTCGACCTGGTCATCTCCTGCACCGGCGCCGCCGACGTGGTCATCACGGCCGACATGGTGACCCCCCACCAGATGTTCATACTGGACCTGGCCCTGCCGCACGACGTCGACCTCGCCGTACGGCGGCTGCCCGGTGTGACGCTGGTCGACCTGGAGTCCATGCAGGAGAGCGGGGCCGACGCCGGCACCGACGACGGTGGTCGAGCCGAGGCGGTCACCGCCGTGCGCGACATCGTCGCCGAGGAGGTCGCCGCCTACCTGTCGGCCGAACGCGCCGCGCGCGTCACGCCGACGGTGGTGGCGTTGCGGAGCAAGGCGGCGCAGGTGGTCGAGACGGAGCTTGAGCGGTTCGCCGCCCGGGTTCCCGAACTCGACGGACGCATCAGGGCCGAGGTCACCCAGACGCTCAGGCGCGTGGTCGACAAGCTGCTCCACGAGCCCACCGTGCGTGTCAAGCAGCTGGCGGAGTCTCCGGCGGGCGATCATTATGCGGAAGCACTCCGCGAGCTGTTCAATCTTGACCCGAAGGTGCCCGAAGCGGTGCGGCGCATCGAGACGATCGACGTCGAGCCGGGTAAGAACACCGAGCCGAGCAAGAAGGAGGCAGGCTTGTGA
- the hemC gene encoding hydroxymethylbilane synthase, whose translation MSSVSPPLRLGTRRSVMATTQSGLVATRLTELTGRAVELVGVVTLGDVTKGDLTQLGGTGVFVSALRDKLIEGEIDFAVHSLKDLPTTPDPRVVIAAIPPRDDPRDALVSVTKLADLPSGAKIGTGSPRRIAQLRMIRPDLDYVPIRGNAETRIAKVTSGELQGVVLAAAGLGRLGREAEISQIFEVEEMLPAPGQGALAVECRSDRADMVELLSVLDDARTRAEVTAERAVLNTLEAGCAAPLGTYAAEHGHDLILTAAAVAVDGRRAVRKSAVGSSSAPMDLGRDLAAEMIAEGAGTLIGEQAH comes from the coding sequence GTGAGCAGCGTTTCTCCTCCGCTCCGGCTGGGAACGAGGCGGAGCGTCATGGCGACCACGCAGTCGGGCCTGGTCGCCACCCGCCTCACCGAGTTGACCGGGAGGGCCGTCGAGCTCGTCGGCGTCGTCACCCTGGGCGACGTGACCAAGGGCGATCTCACGCAGCTCGGCGGCACGGGCGTCTTCGTCAGCGCGCTGCGTGACAAGCTGATCGAAGGCGAGATCGACTTCGCGGTTCACTCGCTGAAGGACCTGCCCACCACACCCGACCCGCGGGTGGTCATCGCGGCGATCCCGCCGCGTGACGACCCCAGGGACGCCCTGGTGAGCGTCACCAAGCTGGCCGACCTGCCATCCGGTGCGAAGATCGGCACGGGCTCCCCGCGCCGGATCGCCCAGCTTAGGATGATCCGTCCGGACCTCGACTATGTTCCCATCCGAGGCAACGCCGAGACCCGGATCGCCAAGGTGACCTCGGGCGAGCTACAGGGGGTCGTGCTCGCCGCCGCCGGGCTCGGCAGGCTGGGCCGCGAGGCCGAGATCTCCCAGATCTTCGAGGTCGAGGAGATGCTGCCCGCTCCCGGGCAGGGAGCACTGGCCGTGGAGTGCCGCTCCGACAGGGCGGATATGGTCGAGTTGCTGAGCGTGCTCGACGATGCGCGCACTCGCGCCGAGGTCACCGCCGAGCGCGCGGTGCTCAATACCCTGGAGGCCGGGTGTGCCGCCCCGCTGGGCACGTACGCGGCCGAGCACGGGCACGATCTGATTTTGACCGCCGCCGCCGTCGCCGTCGACGGCAGGCGGGCGGTGCGCAAGTCCGCCGTCGGCAGCTCTTCTGCGCCCATGGATCTCGGCCGCGACCTCGCGGCCGAGATGATCGCCGAAGGGGCCGGCACGTTGATAGGGGAGCAAGCACATTGA
- a CDS encoding bifunctional uroporphyrinogen-III C-methyltransferase/uroporphyrinogen-III synthase, whose translation MSSGSTTFERPSGFVAFVGAGPGDEGLLTLRGADLLSRADIVILDQEAYGSLLRHCREGVEIIGVAEEGAVSLKAVKAAKGGSCVVRLCAGDPMFFSSITAEVAACAKAEVDFEIVPGVPPATAVLTYAGIPAAVSVPEFRVVDATQINDWSGYAAGAGTLVIYNGVAEAVSIGKALIAAGRPDSTPVAISSAGTTTEQHTVVTTLGRIAPDLKHAGMVEPALIVVGEAVGMRDRLSWFETKPLFGWRVLVPRTKEQSAALVDQLRSYGAVPEEVPTISVEPPRTPQQMDRAIKGLVTGRYEWVAFTSANAVKAVREKFEEYGLDARAFAGLKVAAVGESTARALVEFGVRPDLMPSGEQSSEGLLVEWPPYDSMLDPINRVLLPRADIATETLVAGLIELGWECDDVTAYRTVRAAPPPAPTREAIKGGGFDAVLFTSSSTVRNLVGIAGKPHNVTVIAVIGPQTAKTAEEFGLRVDVMADKPSTSALAAALAEYGAKQRQAAVMAGDVPRRPSQTRRGARRRAK comes from the coding sequence TTGAGCTCCGGAAGTACCACCTTCGAGCGTCCGTCCGGGTTCGTCGCCTTTGTCGGCGCGGGTCCCGGCGATGAGGGGTTGCTCACGCTACGCGGTGCCGATCTGCTCTCCAGAGCGGACATCGTCATCCTCGACCAGGAGGCGTACGGCTCATTGCTACGCCACTGTCGTGAGGGCGTCGAGATCATCGGTGTGGCAGAGGAGGGCGCCGTCTCGCTGAAGGCCGTCAAGGCAGCCAAGGGTGGCAGCTGTGTCGTGCGGTTGTGCGCGGGCGACCCCATGTTCTTCTCCTCGATCACCGCTGAGGTGGCGGCCTGTGCCAAGGCGGAGGTGGACTTCGAGATCGTGCCCGGCGTGCCCCCGGCCACGGCGGTGCTCACTTATGCCGGGATACCGGCCGCGGTATCGGTGCCCGAGTTCCGGGTCGTGGACGCGACCCAGATCAACGACTGGTCCGGGTACGCCGCGGGAGCGGGCACCCTGGTGATCTACAACGGCGTCGCCGAGGCCGTCTCGATCGGCAAGGCGTTGATCGCGGCGGGCCGTCCGGACTCGACGCCGGTGGCGATCAGCAGCGCGGGCACCACTACCGAGCAGCACACCGTGGTGACCACGCTGGGCCGGATCGCGCCCGATCTCAAGCACGCCGGGATGGTCGAGCCCGCGCTGATCGTGGTCGGCGAGGCCGTCGGCATGCGCGACCGGCTGTCGTGGTTCGAGACCAAGCCGCTGTTCGGCTGGCGGGTGCTCGTGCCCAGGACCAAGGAGCAGTCGGCCGCTCTGGTCGATCAGTTGCGTTCGTACGGCGCGGTGCCCGAGGAGGTCCCCACGATCTCCGTCGAGCCGCCGCGCACCCCGCAGCAGATGGATCGGGCAATCAAGGGCCTGGTCACGGGGCGCTACGAGTGGGTGGCTTTCACCAGCGCGAACGCGGTCAAGGCGGTGCGCGAGAAGTTCGAGGAGTATGGCCTGGACGCCCGCGCGTTCGCCGGGCTCAAGGTCGCGGCCGTGGGCGAGAGCACCGCGCGGGCACTGGTGGAGTTCGGCGTCAGGCCCGACCTGATGCCGTCCGGCGAGCAGTCGTCGGAGGGGCTGCTGGTCGAGTGGCCCCCGTACGACTCGATGCTCGACCCGATCAACCGGGTGCTGCTGCCGCGTGCCGACATCGCGACCGAGACGCTGGTGGCCGGACTGATCGAGCTCGGCTGGGAGTGCGACGACGTGACGGCCTACCGGACCGTCCGCGCCGCGCCGCCGCCCGCCCCCACCCGCGAGGCCATCAAGGGCGGCGGGTTCGACGCGGTGCTGTTCACCTCGTCGAGCACCGTCCGCAACCTGGTCGGCATCGCGGGCAAGCCGCACAACGTCACGGTCATCGCCGTGATCGGTCCGCAGACCGCGAAGACGGCGGAGGAATTCGGGCTCAGGGTCGACGTCATGGCCGACAAACCCTCGACTTCCGCCCTCGCGGCGGCGCTGGCGGAGTACGGTGCCAAGCAGCGGCAGGCCGCGGTCATGGCGGGGGACGTCCCCCGCAGGCCCTCGCAGACCCGAAGAGGGGCCCGGCGCCGCGCAAAGTAA